From a region of the Arachis ipaensis cultivar K30076 chromosome B09, Araip1.1, whole genome shotgun sequence genome:
- the LOC110266854 gene encoding uncharacterized protein LOC110266854, translating to MYVLLWGYVISRIRTYAGGAPLKKKENELEIKATYVNISGQKSSYDCAIYVIKWLELIEPENIKRAKYEWDNWPQDEVDHYRVEYASRILFSEMNKERDQAIRASNAIRLSNPSSVLLSLFCQINSTDIETK from the exons ATGTATGTTTTGCTTTGG gGATATGTAATTTCAAGAATTAGAACATATGCCGGCGGGGCACCTCtgaagaaaaaggagaatgaGTTGGAAATTAAAGCAACATACGTTAATATCTCAGGCCAAAAAtcaag ctatgactgtgctATTTACGTTATAAAGTGGCTTGAGTTAATTGAGCCCGAAAACATTAAAAGGGCGAAGTATGAATGGGATAATTGGCCACAG gacgaggtggaccactatagagtagAATATGCTTCGCGGATACTATTCAGTGAAATGAATAAAGAGAGAGATCAAGCAATTAGAGCGAGTaatgcaataagactgtccaaTCCATCCTCAGTATTATTGAGTCTATTTTGTCAGATAAATTCTACTGATATAGAAACTAAGTAA
- the LOC107617943 gene encoding probable serine/threonine-protein kinase WNK9 produces the protein MNGVTHLEPEPDDPSEFVEVDPTGRYGRYNEILGKGASKTVYRAFDEYQGIEVAWNQVKLYDFLQSPEDLERLYCEIHLLKTLKHKNIMKFYTSWVDTANRNINFVTELFTSGTLRQYRLKHKRVHIRAVKHWCRQILRGLLYLHSHDPPVIHRDLKCDNIFINGNQGEVKIGDLGLAAILRKSHAAHCVGTPEFMAPEVYEEAYNELVDIYSFGMCILEMVTFEYPYSECTHPAQIYKKVISGKKPDALYKVKDPEVREFVEKCLATVSLRLSARELLDDPFLRVDDYDYDLRPVDGGELDDLGPLIRQPLFDLHRSYSNISNEYSNGFGYEGDWSSHPAEIEPNGIELFEYHDDDDEETSEDVDISIKGKRKDDGGIFLRLRIADKEGRIRNIYFPFDIEMDTAISVAAEMVAELDITDQDVTRIADMIDGEIASLVPDWRRGPGIDESPRFSNQGLCHNCVSNHTSSGSLLDFISQNPGSKNPKLGECCRRGCTSMHGRFEEITFESEDYDNHVRENVPNISSQSHSLQYQGLWNQHESRELSPVASDQSHSDEQYEQLDKSIAAEDKGQDHWETKFVSNAGSSLRNLSGTHDLSTIRSLCCDLEGDYEEEIQKELRWLKAKYQMELRELKDQHLGLMPKSSSSNSNDKEENKTEHQLVMPLHLLTKTLKASNNNNVIHLKPFTNNLNCDATTNHLPHCNKSIPDLDAQRAQNREAMESLREEEGMVNAKNFFSGTLLPHSLHRTVSLPVDAVDV, from the exons ATGAATGGTGTCACCCACCTTGAACCAGAACCAGACGATCCTTCTGAGtttgttgaagttgatccaacTGGAAGATACGGAAGA TACAATGAAATCCTCGGCAAAGGAGCTTCAAAGACAGT ATATAGAGCATTTGATGAGTATCAAGGGATTGAAGTTGCTTGGAACCAGGTCAAGCTTTATGATTTCCTGCAAAGTCCTGAAGATCTTGAGAGGCTCTACTGTGAAATTCATCTCTTGAAGACATTGAAGCACAAGAACATTATGAAATTCTACACATCTTGGGTTGACACTGCCAATAGGAACATCAATTTTGTCACTGAATTGTTCACTTCTGGTACTCTCAGACA GTATAGATTAAAGCACAAGAGAGTGCATATCAGAGCAGTGAAGCATTGGTGCAGACAGATCTTGAGAGGGCTTCTCTATCTTCATAGCCATGATCCACCTGTGATCCATAGAGATCTCAAATGTGACAATATTTTTATCAATGGAAACCAAGgggaggtgaagattggagatcTTGGCCTGGCTGCGATTCTCCGGAAATCTCATGCTGCTCATTGTGTAG GAACGCCAGAGTTCATGGCCCCTGAAGTTTACGAAGAGGCATATAATGAATTGGTCGACATATATTCATTTGGTATGTGCATATTAGAGATGGTTACCTTTGAATATCCTTATAGTGAATGCACTCATCCAGCGCAAATCTACAAGAAAGTTATTTCC GGTAAAAAGCCGGATGCTTTGTACAAAGTGAAGGATCCAGAAGTGCGAGAATTTGTTGAGAAATGCTTGGCAACTGTTTCTTTAAGGCTATCTGCAAGGGAGCTTCTAGATGACCCGTTTCTTCGAGttgatgattatgattatgatttgaGACCTGTAGACGGTGGGGAATTGGATGACTTAGGCCCTCTCATTAGGCAGCCATTATTTGATCTTCATCGAAGCTATAGCAACATTAGTAACGAATACTCGAATGGTTTTGGGTATGAAGGAGACTGGTCATCGCATCCAGCTGAGATTGAACCTAATGGAATAGAACTTTTTGAGTACcatgacgatgatgatgaagaaacgtCTGAAGATGTTGACATAAGCATCAAGGGCAAGAGGAAAGATGATGGTGGCATATTTTTGAGACTAAGAATCGCAGATAAAGAAG GCCGTATTCGAAATATTTATTTCCCATTCGACATTGAGATGGACACAGCAATTAGTGTGGCAGCAGAAATGGTTGCAGAGCTTGACATTACCGATCAGGATGTTACCAGAATAGCTGATATGATAGATGGTGAAATTGCTTCTTTGGTACCTGATTGGAGGCGTGGACCAGGAATCGATGAATCTCCCCGATTTTCCAATCAGGGTTTATGTCACAATTGTGTCTCGAATCATACCTCCAGCGGATCGCTTCTGGATTTCATTTCGCAGAATCCGGGCAGCAAAAACCCCAAACTTGGCGAGTGTTGTAGGCGTGGATGTACTTCAATGCATGGACGATTCGAGGAGATCACCTTCGAATCTGAGGATTACGACAATCATGTTAGAGAGAATGTACCCAACATATCAAGCCAGTCACACAGCTTACAGTACCAGGGTTTATGGAATCAGCACGAAAGCCGCGAACTCAGTCCGGTAGCGTCCGATCAAAGCCATTCTGACGAACAATACGAACAACTAGACAAATCAATAGCTGCTGAAGATAAAGGGCAGGATCATTGGGAAACCAAGTTTGTCTCCAACGCTGGAAGCTCTCTGCGTAATTTATCAGGAACCCACGATTTATCTACTATTCGATCGTTATGTTGTGACCTAGAGGGTGACTACGAGGAAGAGATCCAAAAGGAGCTGAGATGGCTCAAAGCGAAATACCAAATGGAGTTAAGGGAACTCAAAGATCAACACCTTGGCCTAATGCCTAAATCTTCTTCTTCCAACAGCAATGACAAAGAGGAAAACAAAACTGAACACCAACTTGTTATGCCGCTGCATTTGCTGACAAAAACTTTGAAAGCAAGCAACAATAACAATGTGATTCATTTGAAACCCTTTACCAATAACTTGAACTGTGATGCCactactaaccatcttcctcaCTGCAACAAGAGCATCCCCGATCTGGATGCCCAAAGGGCCCAGAATCGCGAGGCGATGGAATCACTTCGTGAAGAAGAAGGTATGGTTAATGCTAAGAACTTTTTTTCTGGTACATTGCTTCCTCACTCGCTTCATAGAACAGTTTCCCTTCCAGTTGATGCTGTTGATGTATAA